The Streptomyces tubercidicus DNA segment CCCGCACTTCGGCCGCCCGCTCCCGGAGATCGCGGCCCTCGCGGACAGCGTCTATGTCTCCTTCTACAAGTCGCTGGGCGGGATATCGGGGGCGGCGCTCGCGGGCACCGAGGACTTCGTCGACGAGGCGCGGGCCTGGCGGCACCGGTACGGCGGCCGGCTGTTCCAGCAGTGGCCGGCCGCGCTGGCCGCCCTGGCCGGGCTGGACCGTGAGCTGCCGCGGCTGCCGGAGTACGTGGCCCAGGCGAAGGTCGTGGCCGGTGCGCTGGGCGAGCACCTGGCCGAGGCCGGTGTGCCGTGGTTCCGGGTGCACCCCGCGGTGCCGCACACCCACCAGTTCTACCTGTGGCTGCCGCACCCGCCCGAGCTGCTGAACGAGGCCGCCGTGCGCCAGGCGGAGGAGACCGGCACCATGCTGTTCGGCCGCTGGGGCGAGCCGGGCCCGGCCGGCCCGCCCGGGGTGGCCCTGACAGAGATCACGGTCGGCGCGAACGCCCTGGACTGGACGGACGGGGACATCCGGTCGGCGACTGCGGAGTTCGTGGAGTTCGTGCGGCGCGTGGGGGGGGTGATGCCAGCGGGCGCGGCAAGGGCTGAGGCGGCTCGTCGGAGCTGAGGCGGGTCATCAGCGCCCCAGGTAGGTCGTCAGACCCCAGGTGGGTCGTCCGACCCCAGGTGGGTCGTCCGGGCCCAGGCTGCTCGCCAGAAGCCGAGGCGCGCCCTCAGGAACCAGAAGTGGGCCGTCAGAGCTCAGGCGGCTCGTCAGGAATCGAGCTGGCTCGTCAGGAATCGAGCCTGCTCGCCAGGAGCTGCGGCGGGCTGCCAGGAACCGAGGCGCGCCCTCAGGAACCGAAGCGGGCAGGTGTGCCGCCGTGGGCCCCGGCATCGTCGGGCTCCCGGTGGAGCAGGGGCGCGGCGGCTGCGCGTGCAGCGCGGCGGAGGCGGGCCGTCAGGCGGTCGGCGAGGGACGGGGAGGGGGTGGGGGTGGGGGCCCGGGAGGGGGAGGGGGCCGGGGCGGAGCTTTGGAAGGGGTGCCGTTGTTGGGGCTCGCGGGCCGTGTGGCCTCCCGGGGCGGGCGGGGCGGCTTCGCCTCGTTGGGCGGCGCGGTAGGTGTCGAGGAGGTGCTGCTGAGTGGCGTTCATGTCGGTCACTGTGCGGTGGGCCGGCCGGTCCCCGCGCGTCGATTGACGAGAGCCGTCAATCGGGGTCCGTGCAGGTCGGAGCCTCGCGCATGATGGGCGCATGGCCAACGTCATCGACATCACCGGGCTGTCGCCGGAGCGCATCGTGTTCTCCCCGTCGCCCTTGGCGGAGTTGGGTGCCGCGCTGCACGCGCTGTCCGAGCCGGGGCACCATCCCGGGCTGCACGGCTGGGTCACCGCCACCCACGCGGCGCTGAAGACCGACCTCGCCGACCGGTTGTGCGAGGCGGATTTCCTGTGGCGGTCCTCCCGTTCCGACATCCTGCTGCCCACCCGCCCCGGGGCGACGCTGGCCGAGGACCTGGACGAGCTGGACAAGATCGACGACGAGCGGTTCGTGGCCGCCGCGTTCGAGATCACCTGCTCGGCGCGGTACACCCGGCCCACCCCGTCGCCCCTGGTCGACGCGGACGAGCGGGCGCGGGTACGGGAGATGGCCGCCGCGCGCGGCCCGCGGCAGGCGGCGTTCACCGACCGGATGCTGACCGATCCCGACGGCCTGCGGGTGTGGCTGCGGCGGCTGTTCGAGGACTGCGAGGAGGCGTTCTTCGGGGACGTCTGGCGGCGGGTGAGCATCCAGCTGACGGCCGATGCCCGGCACAAGACCGAGGTGCTGCGCCGCAAGGGCCTCGCCGAGACGCTGTCCGCGACCTCCCGGGCGCTGCGCCTGGAGGACGGGCAGGACGGCAGCGCCGGCGGGGTCGGCCCCAGCGGCGGCAGCGGCGGCAGCGGCGGCAGCGGCGGCAGCGGCGGCAGCGGCGGCACCCGGATCGTCCTCGACAAGCTCGCCCAGGGCCGTACGACGGCGTTCGCGGATCCCGCGGATCCGGGCGTCACCTTCCTGCCGACGTCGTTCGGCTGGCCGCATCTGGTGTTCAGCCACGCCCCCGGCTGGCGTCCGGTGCTCCAATACCCCGTCGCCGGAACGGAGTTGCCGGCGCCCGCCGCGCTGGAACTCGTCCAGCAGCGGCTGGAGGCGCTGGCCCACCCGATGCGGATGCAGCTGTGCCGGACGCTGTCGCGGGGGCCGCACACCACGGGGGAGCTGGCGGTCGCGTTCGGCATCACGTCACCGGAGGTGTCCCGGCATATCGCCACGCTGAAGAAGGCCGGGCTGATCCAGACACGGCGCCGTGGGCGCTATGTGCTGCATCAGCTGGACCTCCAGGTGGTGGCCCGGCTGGGCAGCGACTTCCTGGAGGGCGTGCTGCGCTGAGGGCGTGGTGCGCTGAGGGCCAGACCCCTGGGGGCGCCACACCGCCCCTGAGGGCCAGGCCCCTGGGGCCGCCACACCCCCCGCCTACGCCCCCGTTTCCCGGCCGACGGGCCCTGCCTCAAGCCACCCTCCGCGGCCGCCTTACGCCCCCGCTCCCCCCGCCCGCACCAGCCCCGTCTCGTACGCCAGCACCACCGCCTGGACCCGGTCGCGGAGGCTGAGCTTGGTGAGGATGCGGCCCACATGAGTCTTGACCGTGGCCTCGGAGAGCACCAGCCGGGCCGCGATCTCACCGTTCGACAGCCCCTGGGCGACCAGCAGCAGCACCTCCCGCTCGCGCTCGGTCAGCCGCTCCAGCTCGGGCCGGGACGGTTCGGCGGAGGTGGCGGGCAGCATCGGCGTGAAACGGTCGAGGAGCCGGCGGGTGGTGGACGGTGCCACGACCGCGTCGCCGCTCTCCACCGCCCGGATCGCGGCGAGCAGTTCACCCGG contains these protein-coding regions:
- a CDS encoding DUF5937 family protein, encoding MANVIDITGLSPERIVFSPSPLAELGAALHALSEPGHHPGLHGWVTATHAALKTDLADRLCEADFLWRSSRSDILLPTRPGATLAEDLDELDKIDDERFVAAAFEITCSARYTRPTPSPLVDADERARVREMAAARGPRQAAFTDRMLTDPDGLRVWLRRLFEDCEEAFFGDVWRRVSIQLTADARHKTEVLRRKGLAETLSATSRALRLEDGQDGSAGGVGPSGGSGGSGGSGGSGGSGGTRIVLDKLAQGRTTAFADPADPGVTFLPTSFGWPHLVFSHAPGWRPVLQYPVAGTELPAPAALELVQQRLEALAHPMRMQLCRTLSRGPHTTGELAVAFGITSPEVSRHIATLKKAGLIQTRRRGRYVLHQLDLQVVARLGSDFLEGVLR
- a CDS encoding response regulator: MTIRVMLVDDQVLLRTGFRMVLAAQPDMEVVAEAGNGVEALEVLRGVQVDVILMDVRMPHLDGVETTRRICEGGRKEDAPKVLILTTFDLDEYAFSALKAGASGFMLKDVPPGELLAAIRAVESGDAVVAPSTTRRLLDRFTPMLPATSAEPSRPELERLTEREREVLLLVAQGLSNGEIAARLVLSEATVKTHVGRILTKLSLRDRVQAVVLAYETGLVRAGGAGA
- a CDS encoding threonine aldolase family protein codes for the protein MRAAFRGARRVLPDGVGRETLRERLDRLVVDAPAAHDLDDWVDIYGNDDGIIGELERRTAAALGTEAAAFFPTGTMAQQVALRCWAGRTGNATVAGHPLSHMEGHERDAWAVVSGLRMVHPTNAPRPPTAAEIYDLAEPFGTLALELPLRDAGFVLPTWDELTATVAAARDREAVVHFDGARLWECGPHFGRPLPEIAALADSVYVSFYKSLGGISGAALAGTEDFVDEARAWRHRYGGRLFQQWPAALAALAGLDRELPRLPEYVAQAKVVAGALGEHLAEAGVPWFRVHPAVPHTHQFYLWLPHPPELLNEAAVRQAEETGTMLFGRWGEPGPAGPPGVALTEITVGANALDWTDGDIRSATAEFVEFVRRVGGVMPAGAARAEAARRS